One Microtus pennsylvanicus isolate mMicPen1 chromosome 3, mMicPen1.hap1, whole genome shotgun sequence DNA window includes the following coding sequences:
- the Mapk6 gene encoding mitogen-activated protein kinase 6 gives MAEKFESLMNIHGFDLGSRYMDLKPLGCGGNGLVFSAVDNDCDKRVAIKKIVLTDPQSVKHALREIKIIRRLDHDNIVKVFEILGPSGSQLTDDVGSLTELNSVYIVQEYMETDLANVLEQGPLLEEHARLFMYQLLRGLKYIHSANVLHRDLKPANLFINTEDLVLKIGDFGLARIMDPHYSHKGHLSEGLVTKWYRSPRLLLSPNNYTKAIDMWAAGCIFAEMLTGKTLFAGAHELEQMQLILESIPVVHEEDRQELLSVIPVYIRNDMTEPHKPLTQLLPGISREALDFLEQILTFSPMDRLTAEEALSHPYMSIYSFPTDEPISSHPFHIEDEVDDILLMDETHSHIYNWERYHDCQFSEHDWPIHNNFDIDEVQLDPRALSDVTDEEEVQVDPRKYLDGDREKYLEDPAFDTSYSAEPCWQYPDHHENKYCDLECSHTCNYKTRSSSYLDNLVWRESEVNHYYEPKLIIDLSNWKEQSKEKSDKKGKSKCERNGLVKAQIALEEASQQLAEKEREKSQGFDFDSFIAGTIQLSSQREPADVIDKLNDLNSSVSQLELKSLISKSVSREKQEKGMANLAQLEALYQSSWDSQFVSSGEECFLISQFCCEVRKDEHVEKENTYTSYLDKFFSRKEDSEMLETEPVEEGKRGERGREAGLLNGSGEILLSKQLESISTPQFHSPVGSPLKSIQATLTPSAMKSSPQIPHKTYSSILKHLN, from the exons ATGGCAGAGAAATTTGAAAGTCTTATGAACATTCATGGTTTTGATCTGGGCTCTAGGTACATGGACTTAAAACCGTTGGGCTGTGGAGGCAATGGCTTGGTTTTTTCCGCTGTCGACAATGACTGTGACAAAAGAGTAGCCATCAAGAAAATTGTTCTCACCGATCCCCAGAGCGTCAAACATGCTCTCCGTGAAATCAAAATTATTAGAAGACTTGACCATGATAACATTGTGAAAGTGTTTGAAATTCTTGGTCCCAGTGGAAGCCAGTTAACAGACGATGTGGGCTCTCTCACGGAGCTGAACAGCGTCTACATTGTTCAGGAGTACATGGAGACAGACTTGGCGAACGTGCTAGAGCAGGGCCCTTTACTGGAAGAGCATGCCAGGCTTTTCATGTATCAGCTGCTACGTGGGCTCAAGTATATCCATTCTGCAAACGTACTGCACAGAGATCTCAAGCCAGCTAATCTTTTCATTAACACTGAAGACTTGGTGCTGAAGATAGGTGACTTTGGTCTGGCACGGATCATGGATCCTCATTATTCCCATAAG GGTCATCTTTCTGAAGGATTGGTTACCAAATGGTACAGATCTCCACGACTTTTACTTTCTCCTAATAATTATACTAAAGCCATTGACATGTGGGCTGCAGGCTGCATCTTTGCTGAAATGCTGACTGGTAAAACCCTCTTTGCAG GTGCACATGAACTTGAACAGATGCAACTGATCTTAGAATCGATTCCTGTTGTGCATGAGGAAGATCGTCAGGAGCTTCTCAGTGTGATTCCAGTTTACATTAGAAACGACATGACTGAGCCACACAAACCGCTAACTCAGCTGCTTCCGGGAATTAGTCGAGAAG CACTGGATTTCCTGGAGCAGATTCTGACGTTCAGCCCCATGGACCGGCTGACAGCAGAGGAAGCGCTTTCCCACCCTTACATGAGCATCTACTCCTTTCCAACGGATGAGCCCATTTCAAGCCATCCTTTCCACATAGAAGATGAAGTTGATGATATTCTGCTTATGGATGAAACACACAGTCACATTTATAACTGGGAAAG GTATCATGACTGTCAGTTCTCAGAGCATGACTGGCCTATTCATAACAACTTTGATATCGATGAGGTTCAGCTTGACCCAAGAGCTCTGTCTGATGTCACCGATGAAGAAGAAGTTCAAGTTGATCCTCGAAAATACTTGGATGGAGACCGAGAGAAGTATCTGGAGGATCCCGCTTTTGACACTAGCTACTCTGCCGAGCCTTGCTGGCAGTACCCAGATCACCATGAGAACAAGTACTGTGATCTGGAGTGTAGCCACACCTGTAACTACAAAACAAGGTCGTCATCATATCTAGATAACTTGGTGTGGAGGGAGAGTGAAGTTAACCATTACTATGAGCCCAAACTTATTATAGATCTTTCCAACTGGAAAgaacaaagtaaagaaaaatccGATAAGAAAGGCAAGTCAAAGTGTGAGAGGAACGGATTGGTCAAAGCACAGATAGCGCTGGAGGAAGCATCCCAGCAGCTGgctgagaaggaaagggagaagagccagggctttgACTTTGACTCCTTCATTGCAGGGACTATACAGCTCAGTTCCCAGCGGGAGCCTGCTGACGTCATTGACAAGTTAAATGACTTGAACAGCTCAGTGTCCCAGCTAGAATTGAAAAGCTTGATATCCAAGTCAGTGAGTCgagagaagcaagagaaaggaatggCTAATCTGGCTCAGCTGGAGGCCTTGTATCAGTCCTCTTGGGACAGCCAGTTTGTGAGCAGTGGGGAGGAGTGCTTCCTCATCAGCCAGTTCTGTTGTGAGGTCAGGAAGGATGAGCACGTGGAGAAGGAGAACACGTACACCAGCTATTTGGACAAGTTCTTCAGCAGGAAGGAAGATTCTGAAATGCTAGAAACTGAGCCAGTCGAGGAAGGGAAGCGTGGGGAGAGAGGACGTGAGGCAGGGCTTCTGAACGGCAGTGGGGAGATCCTCCTGAGCAAGCAGCTAGAGTCCATAAGCACCCCGCAGTTCCACAGTCCAGTGGGGTCCCCACTCAAGTCCATCCAGGCCACGTTAACACCTTCCGCTATGAAATCGTCCCCTCAGATCCCTCACAAGACATACAGCAGCATCCTGAAACACCTGAACTAA